TACAGGCCTCTTGAATATTTCATTttctttccttctcttttcttggatttgttatttattaattttgtgtAATGTAACTTTTGACTTACTGGTAATCCCTTGATTAGTAAAGACTAAAATTTCATCCCCTTCCCTTGCTCTCTTTTTTCTCCCTGTGGAAGGTCGGTCAACTCCTACTATAGATAGATGGTTTACTCACTGTTTAATAACAGCAAACCTAATAAACTAATATAAACAACCTGTCAAAAGCGCTAACATGGATAGATGGTTTACTCACTTACTTCGTTTTTAACCTTATGAGTCATGACATATGAAAAGAATTTGTTAGTCCTATAACAAACTACTGTCTAAAATAGTACTCTTTAAACCATAACAAACTCTTTCTGGTAATAAAAGCTTGTGGTCATGCCTTTTTAAGGTGGTGCTAATTGTAAGTGGAAGGGTCTTATCAATAATCCATGAATTATAAATTGAACGAACAAATTGGAAAAATTGGGTACTACGGTCTACGGAGTATCATTTAGCTTTATATATCAGTTAAGTTCCCGAGTTAGAGATCAATGGAGTTGAACCCCTAACATCTGCACAGGGTAAACCACTGTGCCTCAGCCCCACAACGATAGACAATAACTCCCCCCGAACACAGCTGCTTACAATTAGAATACACCACATTCATAAAGATACACTGTCTGTTTTCAAAACTGACATATCACATCCTAAAACCTTCCAGCACATTCCTAGAATCAAAAATGAAAAACCAACATTAAACATTTTAAACTCTTTAATTTCTTCCCCATACCTTCCAAATAAACTGAAGTCACTGAATTTAAGAGGAATATAATATAAGCTTTTCAATGGGCAGAGTGCTCTGCCTTACACCAATTCCAGAGTTGCCATAATACAGATTAGCTGTGGCTAATAGTATCAGATATCTATACAGCTAAGATTTCCATCTATCTAAAGCACACATATCCAGCTTCCTCAGCACTAATTAGTAATTACCAAGCTTCTGCAAACTTATTTAATAAACGGCAACAGTTACAAAGGAATGAGTTGCCCCATCCATAGTGTAAGTTACTAAATTGTAACTTGCCCTAAAACTTGTTATAGTGACCCACGGATTATAAGAAATATAAACACATCATAcaaacataaataattaaaagaaaaacgTGCTACTCAATTCAATATGAAAACAGAAAAGATGTCAAAATGTCAATTGCGTCCATTCCTACTTCTAGAAAAAATAGCTACTACAGATAAAAGAAACAAGTATGTCTCTTTCATCTCGATAAAATTCAGACAATAGATACAGCACAATGGAGGGAGAAggatcaaacaaaaaaaaaacattgtaTCTTATACGAAGTAATACTTATATTACAGGAAGAGCAACTCTAACCAATATGAGAGGGGAAAAAAATACCTCAAATCCAATCCTTTCTGGGTATATTTAAATGTTGTTTCTGTTGAAGTATCTTCATGAATTTTCCGAGCGACTCTGTGACTTGTATATGCGGTAGGCAGCAATACAAATAGTGGCATTACCAGAAACAGTCAATGCAGCTTGAAGTGCCACCAGTAACTGCAAACATTAGAAAGTACAAACTAATTAAGAATTCCATCAGTTAGCATAGTTCAAAAAGCAGTCAGAGTAGTTGCCAATTTCCCAGAACTTAATTCACAAACGAAAAAGTATCATTACCTCAAGTGACTCAGCATTGTAAAAGAAATGCCATGTACATGCACACATTGCTCCGCCGAGTAAGGGTATCTAAAACGAATATCAAAATCAAGATATTATAAAGGACAGTAATTTGCAACCAGTAAGTTAAGATAAAAGCATCCAAAGGAACATCTAatattaaacaagagttacaagaGCAACTGAACAGGAATCATAATATGCATACATCAGTAGTCAGTACAGCAAGACGTGTACAGGTTTTTTTACTTCAAAAAATTAATTTGCAATTCAATTTTGAATGGTCTAAGAGCTTTGCATCACCCATTGAAGCTGGGTCATAGCTCATCACTGGTGTTCTAAAAACAGGAATGGTGAAGTAGCTTGAAGCCTTGTCAATTTGTCATTACTTGCTTTCTGCCTTTTCCTTCGGTTACTAATAGAGATTGTTTAAATACCAAAACAATACAAATAACCTGTGAAAGCAAGCCTGACTAGTTAAGAAGCCCAAAGCAGACAAAGGATCAATATATGTGCAAATTAACCAGCTATCATCTTTTAAGCCTATGGAGTTCTCCATACTAACGGCAAACAAGCATCTGATTATGACATTTTTATATTCACTTAATATTCCAAATTACTACAGAGTACAGAGCATCCTTCAAAGCATGATCATTACTGGTAATACAGTACAACGTCAAAAGCAGAGAAACATACATATTCACATCAGAAACTTAGGCCATGCTGTCGTTCTGGCATGCCAAGAGTCAATGTAAACATCAACGAAAGCAATAGCAACACCCTAACTATCCTAAGCTTGAATGAAAAAATCATACCCCAAGACATAGCATTGCAATAGTTAAACCTGGAAAAAACTTTGGAAATTCTCTATTCCCTATAAAGACAAAATGTTACTTTGGAATGTTTGTCACTCCATTTTACCTGTAGCTCAAACCCTTTCCTATAAACTTCCAAACTTCAACCCTATTTGTACCACGTGTAACATTCATATTGAAGATAATTTACATCATTTCAGAGATTGCCATAGTACTTCAGCCTTCAGCTCCATGCATCAGTTTTCGATCTTgaattaaacaattttttttctttaaactGGCATGAACGGGTTTCTTATAATTTAAAAGGTTCTAATGAATGGCAAAGAGTTTTCTCCATAGCAATTTGGCATATCTGGTCTTACAGAAATAATGTTGTCTTCAAACTAAAAATGGGAAGCAGTGCTAGCTTCTATAACAAATTCTGGGCAGATTACACTTTTTCTAACAATATATTGCAGTCTGATTCCTCTGAAGCTGAAGCTAGTTCTTCTGAAAATCTCCCTGCGCCAAGGAAGTGGGCTCCTCCGCAAACCTCTTTCTTCAAGCTGAACACTGATGGGTCCTGGATTGATATCGATAATGCGGAAGGTGGTGGAGTGATACATTGTGACAAAGGGCTATGGCACATTGGTTTTTCAATCCACTTCAAAGCTCTTGGTCCTGCTTCGGCTGAACTCACTGCCATTAAGGAAGGGCTGCTAATTGCCTGGGAAAGAAAGATATCACATTTGGAGTTGGAAACTGATTCTGCTGCCTTAAAATATATGCTTGAAAATCCTAAAGGCTACCAGGATCATCAGCTTGCTCCCATTATCACTGATGTTGTCTCGCTTCTGAAGAGAAACTGGTGCGTCACACTTTTTCATGTGAAACGTGAGACGAACAAGGTTGCTCATGGTCTTGCAGATATTGGTAGGAAGATGTCCATTGCCAAGGCTTATCATTTCCAACCTCCTCCCAATGTCAGAAAAGATTACGAGAAGGAGTTGGCTCCATATCCAGATGCCTAGTCTCATGTCGTGGTTGAAGTTCAATGAATATATTGCTAACCGCTCTAACTTCATCTATTTTGCTTTTGTGTAATGGTAAACTTGTTATGCTAATTCTCAGCCATAGTCTTATTTACGAGTTTTTGGGTATGACTATGGGCTGCTTTTGGTACTTTTATAAAACAGTTATCTGGGCAATGAAGTATTAGTTACCTCCTATAATATATTTCCTATTTCtgcttaaaaaaaattgcaatagTTAAAAGCGCGAGCTTAGCTAATCTTCAATGACAACAAAATCATATATATATCATCATAGTATTGCAGTAACTAAAAGCATAAGTTAACCTAAGCTTCGATGACAAATCATGGCCTTGCAGTAGTTACTTAAGAGTACAAATTTATACAGGATTCAGTGACAAATTCATATCAATAGATAATTAAAGATACTAATAACAATGTTGTTCGAAGCAAACGATGAAAGTCACTATGGTATAATTAGAAAAACGAAGGCAATAGCACGTTACACAAACTCACCATTCCCCAAGAAAGACCTTTCCAAGATTCATTCCCAGGTTTATCCCCATATTGCCACACCAAAGCCATTGCAATCACCCTTCCAAACACACAAATTAGCAATTCAGAATAATTCAACCAAAGCCGATAAGTGAAAATTAACGGGTTTAATATACGTAACCCTAACGGCTAACTATAAACATTACACAATTTAGGGCTACGATTATCATTTGTCAAAAACTAATTGCAGCAACTAAACAGCAAAATTAACAATTACAACAGCAAAATCAACAAAGGCGATTAAGAAGGGGCGGAAATTGAGACCTGCTCACCATTCAACAACACTGGACACGTGGATGGCCCAGGTGGGGAGGGAGAGAGCATTGGGAGGCTCGTGGAACTCAATTGATGACAACAATGTCGTCGAATCGGCGGCAATGGCGGGACCCACCAAAGCCAGAGCAACACCAGCGCTCAACAAACCGGAAACCCATTTCTGGTTTTTGAGAGTGGAGCAAATATTGGA
This Spinacia oleracea cultivar Varoflay chromosome 6, BTI_SOV_V1, whole genome shotgun sequence DNA region includes the following protein-coding sequences:
- the LOC110784383 gene encoding uncharacterized protein; translation: MTVHLESSKDPCPLNFERGQKKLPASLTPAMLSFVSSLYPSNLTTYRLFSPPNRPILRLPAVSCCNQTPKPSNICSTLKNQKWVSGLLSAGVALALVGPAIAADSTTLLSSIEFHEPPNALSLPTWAIHVSSVVEWVIAMALVWQYGDKPGNESWKGLSWGMIPLLGGAMCACTWHFFYNAESLELLVALQAALTVSGNATICIAAYRIYKSQSRSENS